From a single Candidatus Methanoperedens sp. genomic region:
- a CDS encoding ABC transporter permease — protein MPETLALALTVILTVLTAVYARRFGIGKEISIAGTRALVQVLLLASIILLLFKLPLYWSFLVLLAMAAIAGHTTYSRSGKLERGLPLAAISIASASAILLIPFFLFGIFPLEARYVIPTGSILIGNAMNVSSLAIDRYRGEIKNRRAEIEAYLALGAQPMLAASACLRQGILSALIPSIDNMKNLGLVWIPGVMTGMLLGGADPIDAASIQIVIFASIFAASMIASSLLLHYSTDSFFTKAAQLREDLD, from the coding sequence ATGCCTGAAACTCTTGCACTTGCACTTACAGTTATTCTCACAGTGCTGACGGCAGTATATGCGCGAAGATTTGGCATAGGAAAGGAAATATCTATAGCAGGAACCAGAGCCCTTGTGCAGGTACTGCTCCTTGCCTCAATCATACTCCTGTTGTTCAAGCTGCCTCTCTACTGGAGCTTCCTTGTGCTTTTAGCAATGGCTGCCATAGCAGGACATACCACATATTCAAGGTCAGGCAAACTCGAGAGGGGTTTGCCTCTGGCTGCAATTTCGATAGCTTCAGCATCAGCAATATTACTCATCCCTTTCTTCCTCTTCGGCATCTTCCCGCTTGAGGCAAGATACGTTATCCCGACTGGAAGCATCCTGATAGGCAACGCCATGAACGTGAGCTCACTTGCGATAGACAGGTACAGGGGTGAGATAAAAAATAGAAGGGCTGAAATCGAGGCATACCTCGCCCTGGGTGCTCAGCCGATGCTTGCTGCCTCAGCCTGCCTCAGGCAGGGCATTCTCTCGGCTTTGATACCTTCAATAGACAACATGAAGAACCTTGGGCTGGTGTGGATACCAGGCGTGATGACAGGCATGCTGCTTGGCGGCGCTGATCCGATAGATGCAGCCTCCATACAGATAGTCATATTCGCTTCCATCTTTGCTGCCAGCATGATAGCAAGTAGCCTGCTGCTCCACTACTCCACGGACAGCTTTTTTACGAAGGCGGCGCAACTGAGGGAAGATCTGGATTAA
- a CDS encoding phosphate ABC transporter ATP-binding protein, which produces MNQVHVELKNVSKAVLRKVNNNKVKTQILSSLDLRIQRGELVTIMGASGSGKTTLLRLINRLSEADSGTIMLNGREIRDYAPIELRRKVGMVFQVPVVFKGSVRDNLAFGMKLWGDALDIEALAQACGISETLLNADAEQLSVGEKQRVCIARALVNQPEVLLLDEPTSSLDAVAAERIEKLLLNLRKDSNLTMLWITHEREQAQRIGGRRLVLKEGKLEEENA; this is translated from the coding sequence ATGAATCAGGTACATGTTGAGTTAAAAAATGTATCCAAGGCAGTGCTGCGCAAGGTAAACAATAACAAAGTTAAAACCCAGATACTATCCAGCCTTGACCTGAGAATACAGAGGGGCGAGCTTGTTACGATTATGGGCGCCTCCGGTTCAGGAAAGACCACGCTACTTCGGCTGATTAACAGGCTTTCAGAGGCCGATTCAGGCACTATAATGCTAAACGGCAGGGAAATAAGGGACTATGCTCCCATTGAATTGAGGAGAAAGGTGGGCATGGTGTTCCAGGTGCCTGTGGTGTTCAAGGGTAGCGTAAGGGACAACCTTGCCTTTGGCATGAAATTGTGGGGAGATGCTCTCGATATCGAAGCCCTCGCCCAAGCCTGCGGCATTTCAGAGACCCTGCTGAATGCCGATGCCGAACAACTTTCAGTCGGAGAGAAGCAGAGGGTATGTATAGCCAGGGCGCTTGTAAACCAGCCAGAAGTGCTGCTTCTGGATGAGCCGACTTCGTCATTAGATGCAGTAGCTGCCGAAAGGATTGAGAAGCTGCTTTTGAACTTGCGAAAAGATAGTAATCTTACCATGCTGTGGATTACCCACGAAAGGGAGCAGGCGCAGAGGATAGGCGGGAGGAGGCTCGTCCTCAAAGAAGGGAAGCTGGAGGAGGAAAATGCCTGA